The proteins below come from a single Streptococcus canis genomic window:
- a CDS encoding MDR family MFS transporter, whose amino-acid sequence MQEFLHLPKQIQLRQLVRFVTITLGSSIFPFMAMYYTTYFGTFWTGILMTATSLAGFIGTLYGGHLSDALGRKKVIMIGSIGTTVGWFLTILANLPNAVIPWLTFAGILLVEIASSFYGPAYEAMLIDLTDDSNRRFVYTINYWFINIAVMFGAGLSGLFYDHYFLALLVALLLVNVFCFGIAYYYFDETRPETDSFEHGKGLLASFQNYRQVFHDRAFVLFTLGAIFSASIWMQMDNYVPVHLKLYFQPITVLGFQVTSSKMLSLMVFTNTLLIVLFMTVVNNLTEKWKLLPQLVIGSLLFTLGMLLAFTLTQLYAIWLSVVLLTIGEMITVPASQVLRANMMDHSKIGSYTGFVSMAQPLGAILASLLVSVSHFTGPLGVQCLFVIIAALGIYFTVVSAKMKKVSYVRLY is encoded by the coding sequence ATGCAAGAATTTTTACACCTACCTAAGCAAATTCAGCTGAGACAGTTGGTCCGTTTTGTGACCATTACTCTAGGCAGTAGTATTTTTCCCTTTATGGCCATGTATTATACGACTTACTTTGGTACTTTTTGGACAGGCATCTTGATGACGGCAACCAGTTTGGCAGGATTTATTGGCACTTTGTATGGAGGTCATTTATCAGATGCTCTTGGTCGAAAGAAAGTCATTATGATTGGGTCAATAGGGACAACAGTAGGCTGGTTTCTGACCATTTTAGCTAATTTACCTAATGCAGTTATTCCTTGGTTAACCTTTGCGGGTATCTTATTGGTAGAAATTGCTTCTAGTTTTTATGGACCTGCCTACGAAGCTATGTTGATTGATTTGACTGATGACAGTAATCGCCGTTTTGTTTACACTATCAATTATTGGTTTATCAATATTGCTGTCATGTTTGGCGCAGGGCTATCCGGGCTTTTTTATGACCACTACTTTTTAGCCTTGTTAGTAGCCTTGTTGCTGGTAAATGTGTTCTGTTTTGGCATTGCTTATTATTATTTTGATGAGACCAGACCAGAGACAGACTCTTTTGAACATGGTAAAGGCTTGCTGGCTAGTTTTCAGAATTACCGTCAAGTGTTTCATGATCGGGCTTTTGTCTTGTTTACCCTAGGCGCCATCTTTTCTGCCAGTATCTGGATGCAGATGGATAACTATGTGCCAGTCCATTTGAAACTGTATTTTCAGCCAATAACTGTGTTAGGTTTTCAAGTGACCAGTTCTAAAATGTTGTCATTAATGGTTTTTACCAATACATTGCTGATTGTCCTTTTCATGACAGTAGTAAATAACTTAACGGAAAAATGGAAACTACTACCTCAACTTGTGATTGGTTCTTTACTATTTACTCTGGGCATGCTCTTGGCATTTACCTTGACGCAGCTCTATGCCATCTGGCTATCAGTTGTTTTATTAACCATTGGGGAAATGATAACTGTCCCTGCCAGTCAAGTCTTACGTGCTAATATGATGGATCATTCTAAAATAGGTTCTTACACGGGCTTTGTGTCAATGGCGCAACCCTTAGGTGCTATTTTGGCTAGCCTACTAGTCTCTGTGAGCCATTTTACAGGCCCTTTAGGGGTGCAATGCTTATTTGTAATTATTGCTGCGCTAGGTATTTATTTTACTGTTGTTTCTGCAAAAATGAAAAAGGTGTCATATGTACGATTATATTAA
- the ruvA gene encoding Holliday junction branch migration protein RuvA, which produces MYDYIKGQLTKITAKYIVVETNGLGYIINVANPYSFTDSVNQLVTIYLHQVIREDAHLLFGFHTEDEKDVFLKLISVSGIGPTTALAIVAVDDNQGLVNAIDNSDIKYLMKFPKIGKKTAQQMVLDLAGKFVEAPQETGKTKVNNHTAGNPQLDEAIEALLALGYKATELKKIRAFFEGTSETAEQYIKSALKLLMKG; this is translated from the coding sequence ATGTACGATTATATTAAAGGTCAGTTGACCAAAATTACGGCAAAATACATTGTCGTTGAAACCAATGGACTAGGCTATATTATCAATGTAGCCAATCCTTATAGCTTTACAGATAGTGTCAACCAACTGGTAACTATTTATCTGCATCAAGTTATTCGTGAGGATGCTCACTTGTTGTTTGGCTTTCACACAGAAGACGAAAAAGATGTTTTTCTGAAATTAATTTCTGTCTCAGGTATTGGTCCAACAACAGCCTTAGCTATCGTTGCGGTTGATGATAATCAGGGACTTGTTAATGCCATTGATAACAGTGACATTAAATACTTGATGAAATTTCCTAAGATTGGTAAAAAAACAGCTCAGCAAATGGTGCTTGACTTAGCTGGCAAATTTGTGGAGGCTCCACAAGAGACTGGTAAGACCAAAGTGAACAACCATACAGCAGGTAATCCTCAACTAGACGAAGCGATCGAAGCTCTCCTTGCCCTCGGTTATAAGGCAACAGAATTGAAGAAAATTCGTGCTTTCTTTGAAGGAACTTCTGAAACGGCCGAACAATACATCAAATCAGCCCTTAAACTATTAATGAAAGGCTAG
- a CDS encoding DNA-3-methyladenine glycosylase I, which yields MKRCSWVPEDNQLYCDYHDLEWGQPLHNDRDFFELLCLESYQSGLSWLTVLKKRQAFRAVFHHYDIASVAAFTSEEMADALQNPSIIRHKLKLAATVNNAIAVQKIQEEFGSFSAYLWDFVGGQPLDNLVNQDHPVPTQTDLSVRLAKDLKTRGFRFLGPTTVYSFMQASGLVNDHEESCAFNLITTKRR from the coding sequence ATGAAACGTTGTTCATGGGTTCCAGAAGATAATCAATTATATTGTGATTACCATGATTTAGAATGGGGTCAGCCCCTGCATAACGATAGAGATTTCTTTGAGCTGCTTTGCCTAGAAAGCTATCAGTCTGGTCTGTCTTGGCTGACTGTCTTAAAGAAACGCCAAGCTTTCAGAGCAGTTTTTCATCATTATGATATTGCGTCGGTGGCAGCCTTTACCTCGGAGGAAATGGCTGACGCTTTACAGAATCCATCTATTATCCGACACAAATTAAAGTTAGCAGCAACTGTCAACAACGCTATCGCCGTACAGAAAATTCAAGAAGAATTTGGCAGTTTTTCAGCCTATCTATGGGACTTTGTAGGAGGACAACCACTTGACAACCTTGTCAATCAAGATCACCCTGTTCCTACTCAAACAGATTTATCGGTTCGTTTAGCGAAAGATCTAAAGACAAGAGGATTTCGATTTTTAGGACCTACAACGGTTTATTCTTTTATGCAAGCATCAGGTCTGGTAAATGACCATGAAGAAAGCTGTGCTTTTAACTTAATAACAACCAAAAGGAGATAA
- a CDS encoding VOC family protein, translated as MEVDSVDKEAERLKSSGFPISNGPVKTAWGTYSVWVEGPEGITIDFYQFRKD; from the coding sequence ATTGAAGTTGACTCTGTTGACAAGGAAGCGGAACGCTTAAAATCCTCAGGTTTTCCCATCAGTAATGGTCCAGTCAAGACAGCATGGGGAACCTATTCGGTCTGGGTGGAAGGGCCAGAAGGTATTACTATTGATTTTTATCAATTTAGGAAAGACTAG
- a CDS encoding competence/damage-inducible protein A — MKAELIAVGTEILTGQIVNTNAQFLSEKMAELGIDVYFQTAVGDNEERLLSVIAIASQRSDLVILCGGLGPTEDDLTKQTLAKFLKKDLVFDAQASQKLDDFFASRKQSSRTPNNERQAQLIAGSRPLQNKTGLAVGGLITVDDVTYVVLPGPPSELKPMVNQELVPFLAHQSSKLYSKVLRFFGIGESQLVTILSDFIENQTDPTIAPYAKTGEVTLRLSTKAKDQTLADKKLAQLEAQLLSQKTPDNQPLSDFLYGYGEDNSLARETFELLIKNDKTITAAESLTAGLFQSTLANFSGASQVFNGGFVTYSMEEKAKMLDIPLEDLKSYGVVSAYTAEKMAGQARLLTGADIGVSLTGVAGPDMLENQPVGTVFIGLATQNKVESMKVLIGGRSRSDVRHIATLHAFNMVRKTLLKPKNLL, encoded by the coding sequence ATGAAAGCTGAACTGATTGCAGTAGGTACCGAAATTTTGACTGGTCAAATTGTGAATACCAATGCCCAATTTTTGTCGGAGAAAATGGCAGAGCTAGGCATTGATGTCTATTTCCAGACAGCAGTTGGTGATAATGAAGAGCGTCTACTTTCTGTGATTGCTATTGCTAGTCAACGGAGTGATTTGGTCATTTTATGCGGTGGTCTTGGACCTACCGAAGATGATTTAACCAAGCAAACCCTAGCAAAATTTTTGAAGAAAGATTTGGTTTTTGATGCTCAAGCGAGTCAAAAACTAGATGACTTTTTTGCCAGTCGTAAGCAGTCATCTCGAACACCAAATAATGAGAGGCAGGCACAACTTATTGCTGGATCAAGACCTTTACAAAATAAGACAGGGTTGGCAGTTGGTGGTTTGATTACGGTTGATGATGTGACTTACGTTGTTTTACCGGGTCCTCCTAGTGAACTAAAGCCTATGGTTAATCAGGAATTAGTACCTTTTCTGGCGCATCAGTCTAGCAAACTTTATTCGAAGGTTTTACGCTTTTTTGGGATTGGCGAGAGTCAATTAGTAACGATTTTATCAGATTTTATTGAAAATCAGACTGATCCCACTATTGCGCCTTATGCTAAGACTGGGGAGGTCACTCTTCGCTTATCAACAAAAGCTAAGGACCAGACTTTAGCAGATAAGAAACTAGCCCAGTTAGAAGCTCAGCTATTATCCCAAAAAACTCCTGACAATCAGCCTTTATCAGATTTTCTTTATGGCTATGGAGAGGATAATTCCTTGGCGCGTGAGACATTTGAGCTCTTAATAAAAAATGATAAGACAATTACAGCAGCAGAAAGTCTAACCGCGGGATTATTTCAGTCAACTTTGGCGAATTTTTCAGGAGCTTCCCAAGTATTCAATGGAGGTTTTGTGACTTATAGCATGGAAGAAAAAGCCAAAATGCTAGATATTCCTTTAGAAGATTTGAAATCATATGGAGTTGTTAGTGCTTATACGGCCGAGAAGATGGCGGGACAAGCAAGGTTATTGACTGGTGCTGATATTGGGGTGAGTTTAACAGGTGTTGCTGGGCCAGATATGTTGGAGAACCAGCCTGTAGGTACAGTTTTCATTGGCCTTGCCACTCAAAATAAGGTAGAATCAATGAAGGTTTTAATTGGGGGACGGAGCCGTTCAGATGTGCGTCATATTGCGACTTTACATGCTTTTAATATGGTCCGTAAAACTTTATTAAAACCTAAAAATTTGCTATAA
- the recA gene encoding recombinase RecA, whose amino-acid sequence MAKKLKKNEEITKKFGDERRKALDDALKNIEKDFGKGAVMRLGERAEQKVQVMSSGSLALDIALGAGGYPKGRIIEIYGPESSGKTTVALHAVAQAQKEGGIAAFIDAEHALDPAYAAALGVNIDELLLSQPDSGEQGLEIAGKLIDSGAVDLVVVDSVAALVPRAEIDGDIGDSHVGLQARMMSQAMRKLSASINKTKTIAIFINQLREKVGVMFGNPETTPGGRALKFYASVRLDVRGTTQIKGTGDQKDSSIGKETKIKVVKNKVAPPFKVAEVEIMYGEGISRTGELVKIASDLDIIQKAGAWFSYNGEKIGQGSENAKRYLADHPELFDDIDRKVRVKFGLLEDAEEESVTTAASEEMDDLVLDLDNGIEIED is encoded by the coding sequence TTGGCAAAAAAATTGAAAAAAAACGAAGAAATCACGAAAAAATTCGGTGACGAACGTCGCAAAGCGCTTGATGATGCTTTGAAAAATATTGAAAAAGACTTTGGCAAAGGTGCGGTAATGCGCCTTGGAGAACGTGCGGAGCAAAAGGTACAAGTCATGAGTTCAGGAAGTCTGGCTCTCGATATTGCTCTTGGGGCAGGCGGTTATCCTAAAGGGCGTATTATTGAAATTTACGGACCAGAATCTTCAGGTAAAACGACTGTAGCTCTTCACGCTGTAGCCCAAGCACAAAAAGAGGGGGGCATCGCAGCCTTTATTGATGCCGAGCATGCGCTTGATCCAGCTTACGCTGCTGCGCTTGGGGTTAATATTGACGAGTTACTTTTATCTCAACCAGATTCTGGTGAGCAAGGCCTTGAAATTGCTGGTAAATTAATTGATTCTGGTGCGGTTGACTTGGTTGTTGTCGATTCAGTAGCAGCTTTAGTGCCACGTGCTGAAATTGATGGTGATATTGGCGATAGCCATGTCGGATTGCAAGCACGTATGATGAGTCAGGCGATGCGTAAGCTATCAGCTTCTATTAACAAAACAAAAACTATCGCTATCTTTATTAACCAATTGCGTGAAAAAGTTGGGGTGATGTTTGGTAATCCAGAAACAACACCAGGTGGTCGTGCCCTGAAATTCTATGCTTCTGTTCGGTTGGATGTGCGTGGAACTACTCAAATTAAGGGAACGGGTGACCAAAAAGATAGCAGTATTGGTAAGGAGACCAAAATCAAGGTTGTTAAAAACAAGGTTGCTCCCCCATTTAAGGTAGCAGAAGTTGAAATCATGTATGGAGAAGGCATTTCTCGTACTGGAGAGCTTGTGAAAATTGCTTCTGATTTAGATATTATTCAAAAAGCAGGCGCTTGGTTCTCTTACAATGGTGAGAAAATTGGCCAAGGTTCCGAAAATGCTAAGCGTTATTTGGCGGATCATCCAGAATTATTTGATGACATTGACCGTAAAGTTCGTGTCAAATTTG